From Desulfurispira natronophila, a single genomic window includes:
- a CDS encoding MFS transporter, whose protein sequence is MGATDKVYQLIINDEDARSCQDLPDSACREVPRNFFLLMMSQILTTLGDLLINPKTVLAWLMGAVGASGLVAWLVPVRESGSMLPQIVVGAWMRRKPVRKFFWVAGSMGQALSVLGMALSVWFLEGLSAGLGVLACLVAFSLARGFCSVAQKDVLGKTVPKGQRGRLTGVATTVSGLLVVGLSILLFREQTEPSLLFYLLLLLTAAGLWVVAGWIFAAIDEYEGETTGGSNALKEAVGNLRLVRDDLLFRRFVLTRGLLLSSALVAPYLVILAQEVTPGAWLLGVFMVASSLGSSASAMVWGWMADQSSRRVILRAGGLASLLCLGVGATSLSQVPASALVWIYPVAFFTLSIAHAGVRLGRKTYLVDMAGGNKRTDYTAVSNTLIGALLLVMGGVTALISMVSISLVILLLGLMALTGTVMAWQLKEV, encoded by the coding sequence TATTATTAATGACGAAGACGCCCGCTCCTGTCAGGATTTGCCAGACAGTGCCTGCCGCGAGGTACCTCGCAACTTCTTTTTACTAATGATGAGCCAAATCCTTACTACACTTGGGGATTTGTTGATTAATCCGAAAACGGTGCTGGCCTGGCTGATGGGGGCGGTGGGGGCCTCTGGTTTGGTGGCCTGGCTGGTTCCTGTCCGTGAGTCCGGCTCTATGTTGCCCCAGATAGTTGTAGGAGCTTGGATGCGCCGCAAGCCGGTGCGCAAATTCTTTTGGGTTGCGGGCAGCATGGGGCAGGCACTGAGTGTGCTGGGTATGGCTCTCAGCGTCTGGTTTCTAGAGGGCTTATCGGCAGGACTGGGTGTGCTGGCTTGCCTGGTGGCATTTTCCCTGGCGCGAGGATTTTGTTCAGTGGCTCAAAAGGATGTACTGGGAAAAACCGTTCCCAAGGGGCAGCGGGGCCGTCTTACTGGTGTGGCTACGACAGTCAGTGGGCTGCTGGTAGTAGGGCTGAGTATTCTGCTTTTTCGGGAGCAGACTGAACCTTCGTTGCTTTTTTACCTGCTGTTATTGCTGACTGCGGCTGGCCTGTGGGTTGTGGCGGGCTGGATTTTTGCTGCCATTGATGAGTATGAGGGGGAAACGACGGGAGGAAGTAATGCCCTGAAGGAGGCCGTGGGAAACCTGCGGCTGGTGCGGGATGATTTGCTTTTCCGACGTTTTGTGCTAACCCGTGGACTCCTGTTGAGTTCTGCTCTTGTGGCGCCCTATCTGGTTATTCTCGCTCAGGAAGTTACCCCCGGTGCCTGGCTGTTGGGTGTATTTATGGTAGCCAGTAGCCTGGGGAGCTCCGCGAGTGCCATGGTGTGGGGCTGGATGGCTGATCAGTCCAGCCGACGCGTTATTTTGCGTGCTGGCGGTTTGGCCAGCCTCCTCTGCCTGGGCGTTGGTGCTACAAGCCTGAGCCAGGTGCCCGCTTCTGCTCTGGTTTGGATCTATCCAGTTGCTTTTTTTACCTTGAGCATAGCTCATGCCGGAGTGCGCCTGGGGCGCAAAACCTATCTGGTGGATATGGCTGGCGGTAATAAACGCACCGACTATACTGCGGTAAGTAACACCCTGATTGGCGCTTTGTTGTTAGTTATGGGTGGTGTGACAGCGTTAATTTCCATGGTATCTATTAGTTTGGTTATACTTTTACTGGGACTCATGGCTTTGACAGGAACGGTAATGGCATGGCAACTGAAAGAAGTGTAG